The following are encoded together in the Plasmodium malariae genome assembly, chromosome: 1 genome:
- the PmUG01_01015900 gene encoding phosphoinositide-binding protein, putative, translated as MDLEQFNIGIQRVEVKDEKVYYIILVEYKDLKYEISRRYSEFEELHCELLHFGFSALPNLPKRKLMSYKNDEYINYRKRVLHSYIQNLFVRPDIRCCALFLNFILFYDKINLSVEIVRTKLLNSIGSQRFSLSDLYINEEHNFMICVYEDKSNLSKLGKLWSIIEPDMVGEIKIFSYNNDLTSTFIETYREQTVYKARNIICSENKNEAIISGDDGKIHIYKIDTHLLTLTYIKYIFCHNDTILKMMLINDKVFCTCGYDNAFRLINLEDYKILSGGRCNKRLDNDKITTCHLLEYNNIVIGTSCSLFFVYNMTTNPPIYLDTKELKNGEIISCFTNTDKYLFIGYDNIIACYNYRYSNDAKSAKNNNIQNSMSTNISNVSLNRCDNKNSSSNFNNYPIYDHSDEYPLDTYNNKVKRNMFNKLTDRTDTPSSRSLNKENQENVIKLIIDNNMSAQYVPPLFYDNAVLSMSVDKDKKILYAGYEDAIVIWSIINGLIISSFHGHTNGVHYLKFLNSSGFLLSGGNGGNLKIWKNDLDSFKIWKIKNNYKVKNGKKKDGECSYNMADGNTFNFNESDNSDQECKGSVQSESMSIDNLLEESNKKHNYKFCDTTKYKKNFLNYNESTIVTSTKSSRSNIFYDKSVITNEPHEFSSHTSNLDVCVISNKNEKRQASNYEYSVDLDFDKRMNSPDIPYCGYDSSRNIFCESISDKNMKDNNISTENVNQGYEPNYTQDRSNNVYINNCSNNIHKNYIYEKDLNAYMSYGTDSHEINNNYSTPHEVHNSSRVDKVNSFQINDMNDVNHISDMNNMNDINNFSDINHVNGKNNMNELYDVNDINNMNDINNMNDINDVNEKDHSGNAKNNIVYVSDEDDDLISAFR; from the coding sequence ATGGACTTAGAACAATTTAATATTGGCATACAAAGAGTAGAAGTGAAAGatgaaaaagtatattacattattttagTTGAATACAAAGACCtgaaatatgaaataagTAGAAGGTATAGCGAATTTGAAGAATTACATTGcgaattattacattttggATTTTCAGCATTACCAAATTTAccaaaaagaaaattgaTGTCTTATAAAAATGACGAGTATATAAACTATAGAAAAAGAGTTTTGCATTCTTATATACAGAATTTATTTGTTAGACCGGACATTAGATGTTGTGCactatttttgaattttattttgttttatgacAAGATTAATTTATCAGTGGAAATAGTAAGAACGAAATTGTTAAATAGTATAGGTTCACAAAGATTTTCGTTAAgtgatttatatattaatgaagaacataattttatgatTTGCGTGTATGAAGACAAAAGTAATCTAAGTAAATTAGGAAAATTATGGTCTATAATTGAACCTGATATGGTTGGAGagattaaaatattttcttataataatGATCTTACCTCTACTTTTATTGAAACATATAGAGAACAAACAGTTTACAAAGCGAGGAACATTATATGctcagaaaataaaaatgaagctATTATTTCAGGAGATGATGggaaaatacatatatacaaaatagatacacatttattaacattaacttatataaaatatatcttctGTCATAATGATACTATACTAAAGATGATgttaataaatgataaagtTTTTTGTACATGCGGATATGATAATGCATTTAGGTTAATAAATTTAGAggattataaaattttaagtgGAGGAAGATGTAACAAAAGATTagataatgataaaattacTACTTGTCATTTATTagaatataacaatattGTTATTGGTACAAGTTGttccttattttttgtgtataaCATGACTACTAACCCTCCTATTTATTTAGATACTAAGGAACTAAAAAATGGGGAAATAATTAGTTGCTTTACTAATAcagataaatatttattcattgGATATGACAATATTATTGCATGCTATAATTATCGTTACAGTAATGATGCAAAAAGCgcaaagaataataatatacaaaattcTATGTCCACCAACATAAGTAACGTTTCATTGAACAGATGTGATAACaaaaatagtagtagtaattttaataattatccAATTTATGATCATTCAGATGAATATCCATTGGACACGTACAACAATAAAGTAAAGCGAAACATGTTTAACAAGTTGACCGATCGAACTGATACGCCTTCCTCAAGAAGCTTGAATAAAGAAAACCAAGagaatgtaataaaattaattattgaCAATAATATGTCAGCACAATATGTTCCCCCGTTATTTTACGACAATGCAGTGTTGTCTATGAGTGTTgataaggataaaaaaattctatatGCAGGATACGAAGATGCTATTGTTATTTGGTCAATAATAAATGGTTTAATTATCTCATCCTTTCATGGTCATACAAATGGAGTTCactatttaaaatttctgaACAGTTCAGGTTTTTTACTGTCAGGTGGAAATGGAGGAAATTTAAAGATATGGAAAAATGATTTAGacagttttaaaatatggaaaattaaaaataattataaagtgAAGAATGGGAAAAAGAAAGATGGGGAATGTAGTTATAATATGGCAGATGGAAATACTTTCAATTTTAACGAAAGTGACAACAGCGATCAGGAATGCAAAGGTAGTGTACAAAGTGAATCCATGTCCATAGATAATTTATTAGAAGAATccaataaaaaacataattataaattttgtgATACCacgaaatataaaaaaaattttcttaattacAATGAGTCAACAATTGTAACCAGTACCAAATCTTCAAggagtaatattttttatgataaaagtGTAATAACGAATGAACCTCATGAATTTTCCTCACATACGAGTAATTTAGACGTTTGTGTTATTTCgaataaaaatgagaaaagaCAAGCTAGTAATTATGAGTACAGTGTAGATCTCGATTTTGATAAAAGGATGAATTCTCCTGATATCCCATATTGCGGTTATGATTCCAGccgaaatattttttgtgaaaGTATATcagataaaaatatgaaggataataatatatcgaCCGAAAATGTAAATCAAGGCTATGAACCGAATTATACGCAAGATAGATCTAACAAcgtgtatataaataattgtagtaacaatattcataaaaactacatatatgaaaaggatcttaatgcatatatgtCTTATGGAACTGATTCACATGAGATTAACAATAACTACTCCACACCCCACGAGGTGCACAACAGTTCGCGCGTCGATAAGGTTAATTCTTTTCAAATTAACGATATGAATGATGTAAATCATATCAGtgatatgaataatatgaatGACATCAATAATTTTAGTGATATAAATCATGTGAATggcaaaaataatatgaatgaaTTATATGATGTGAAtgacataaataatatgaatgacataaataatatgaatgaCATAAATGATGTGAATGAAAAGGATCACTCTGGTAATGCAAAAAACAATATTGTTTATGTTAGTGATGAAGACGATGATTTAATTTCAGCTTTTagataa
- the PmUG01_01016000 gene encoding serine/threonine protein kinase, putative produces the protein MKIHKCFLCNYLLKILRRKRKKKKCKLNIKTHIETARDKYIIEKEDNLNSTKNEKCLSDINYGLYVTDNTNNVQSNEKGRMVRDTSTAIVCIDIENIYYANAGSNSSSNNNSNSNCNSNCNSNCNSNCNSNCNSNCNSNCNSNCNSNCNSNCNSNCNSNCNSNCNSNCNSNCNSNCNSNCNSNCNSNCNSNCNSNSNNNNSTATTITSNRDNNNGRNASVTGVGNFFYSNNQMERGDNQYSCMLLQVRDKNENSAYSGKKSLIRNMNLKMNYSLDRYYFELITYYRIQKVKKYIVRLLYVIHSYLSLKKYTTAINLLQYINNLEDENVIHENCRLKRKKKKKKKKKKKKEKGKKKKNVCSFLNVSCNFTSIWNKLYILFFLKIYKKEIEKKYFYNNPILEIRKNRSIYLYKELVRKCIRVINFLEIKRIKHNRLEKETKTFGLQNYGDITKFMKRRILKIKYLKSVISLYNKFLKYIDNTLFCNIYKIIRCYNFGKYSIDTNKIKYKHYHKNKNPCITYISDKLSNKATARNIKDGIRINAKYMRNIMLFNKSNKKYINDGKIQMYVRGKNSLNTKVYKNYNLGHSCLSVENGASASTIRNSEIENKGDITNNVLSLNNDNSNRSAECLSIKVKKEIKTIETKKIKVQGRTMNQRKHSSSRSEYYYLIKGKNDMTQRKVKRMECGIRRVTGRSNMHVKKRYDKYNNHIKERKKRKNIYKNKSFKKIDKKYIITKIKVHTERIRNGCAVYNASVVNKVHNECFEKKLYEHSNVEKEIIVNTLKEGEEHSALCIHFENAVAILEDKEKINGKADNAEIYEKDEKDNISSTNNEKYNNSSENNENFYILNENEEHTDQFNVNNSKQYECDNLCHNELVGSGNEKRFVECLKNCEHIKNNFKMVNLLKDNCSNFVYKCYDLNNKRNVAIKSVNKEKQLSIMSYNTYINIYKIVQKINNENVIKIYDVLENQSHFFIVMELCEGTDLVEYVSKENISFEKAKNIICQLLNGINALHAHSIIHRDVKLDNLMFKDKKFEKLVIIDFDMSIYIYGNDEIPMWRDTFSYAGVTKDDFYKNNIEVKRVPVNKLEENTVHTDEIYTDGVRGKDVQARYDQERDAQAIDVQMKDGKTGVLHMNDVMAKEMGRSEYKTNHYNAKVPGNILYKNPFPTNNFDLNNAYTSKILGNTEERNNIMMYPPYSENYKKINKNNNKTTSLNYNSINEMENGLLSSCTGNTEKTFINEGEKVIYNDLIIGTKEYMSPYCLKGIYSIKTDIYSIGVTIFLIIFKNFPYIFEDKATNKWQKEVINKNKEIVIPFSFLFHNITCSYYIKLMDLHLINNNIYFCKNSYLLDNNLKEIEKIQNIKIDFNQIKINPRNIYLIEILKKALSLDIEDQYSCVSEILENKFFS, from the coding sequence atgaaaatacataaatgttttttgTGTAACTATTTACTCAAAATACTCagaaggaaaaggaaaaaaaagaaatgtaaaTTGAATATTAAGACTCATATAGAAACGGCAAGagacaaatatattattgaaaaaGAGGACAATTTAAATagtacaaaaaatgaaaagtgtTTGAGTGATATAAATTATGGTTTATATGTAACagataatacaaataatgtGCAAAGCAATGAGAAAGGGAGGATGGTTAGAGACACTTCCACTGCTATAGTTTGTATTGATATtgagaatatttattatgccAATGCTggtagtaatagtagtagtaataacaatagtaacaGCAATTGTAACAGCAATTGTAACAGCAATTGTAACAGCAACTGTAACAGCAATTGTAACAGCAATTGTAACAGCAATTGTAACAGCAATTGTAACAGCAATTGTAACAGCAATTGTAACAGCAATTGTAACAGCAATTGTAACAGCAATTGTAACAGCAATTGTAACAGCAATTGTAACAGCAATTGTAACAGCAATTGTAACAGCAATTGTAACAGCAATTGTAACAGCAATTGTAAcagcaatagtaataataataatagcaccGCGACAACCATAACATCAAACCGAGATAACAATAATGGTAGAAATGCGAGCGTTACGGGGGTTggtaattttttctatagcAATAATCAAATGGAGAGGGGTGATAATCAGTACTCATGTATGCTACTGCAAGTGCgtgataaaaatgaaaattcaGCATATTCTGGAAAAAAGTcattaataagaaatatgaaCTTAAAGATGAATTATTCTTTGGACAGGTATTATTTTGAACTTATAACATATTACAGAAttcaaaaagtaaaaaaatatattgtaagaTTGTTATATGTTATTCATTCATATTTGTCGTTAAAAAAGTACACCACTGCTATTAACTTATTACAATATATCAATAATTTGGAAGATGAGAATGTGATTCATGAAAATTGTagattaaaaagaaaaaagaagaaaaagaaaaaaaagaaaaagaaaaaggaaaaaggaaaaaaaaaaaaaaatgtatgctcctttttaaatgtatCTTGTAATTTTACATCTATAtggaataaattatatattttattttttctcaaaatatataagaaagaaattgaaaaaaaatatttttacaacaaTCCCATTCTTGAAATTCGGAAAAATagatctatttatttatataaagaattagTGAGGAAGTGCATAAGAGTTATAAACTTTCTGGAAATCAAGCGAATTAAACATAATAGACtggaaaaagaaacaaaaacatTTGGATTGCAGAACTATGGTGATATTACCAAATTTATGAAAAGgagaattttaaaaataaagtatttaAAGAGTGTAATTTCCTTGtacaataaatttttaaaatatattgataataccttattttgtaatatatacaaaataattagaTGTTATAATTTTGGAAAATACAGCATAGatactaataaaattaaatataagcaTTATCATAAGAATAAGAACCCTTGTATTACTTATATATCGGATAAACTATCAAATAAGGCTACAGctagaaatataaaagacGGGATCCGTATCAATGCAAAATATATGAGGAACATTATgctttttaataaaagtaataaaaaatatattaatgatgGCAAAATTCAAATGTACGTTAGGGGAAAAAATAGTTTGAACACGAAAGTGTATAAGAATTATAACTTAGGTCATTCTTGTTTATCAGTAGAAAATGGTGCGAGTGCATCTACTATTAGAAATAGTGAAATAGAGAATAAAGGGGATATTACTAATAATGTGTTAAgtttaaataatgataatagtaataggAGCGCTGAATGTTTGTCTATAAAGgtcaaaaaggaaattaaaaCTATTGagactaaaaaaataaaagtgcAAGGAAGGACGATGAACCAAAGAAAACATTCAAGCAGTAGAAGTGAGTATTATTACTtaataaaagggaaaaacGATATGACCCAACGTAAGGTAAAACGAATGGAATGTGGAATAAGAAGAGTTACAGGAAGAAGCAATATGCATGTTAAAAAGCGTTATGACAAATATAACAATCATATAaaggagagaaaaaaaaggaaaaatatatataaaaataaatctttcAAGAAAATCGacaaaaagtatattattacaaaaattaaggTGCACACCGAACGAATAAGAAACGGGTGCGCTGTATATAATGCATCAGTTGTTAACAAGGTACACAATGAATGTTTTGAGAAGAAACTATATGAACATAGTAATGTGGAAAAGGAAATAATTGTTAATACACTAAAGGAAGGTGAAGAACATTCAGCTTTGTGCATTCATTTTGAAAATGCAGTTGCCATTTTagaagataaagaaaaaataaatgggAAAGCAGATAATGCagaaatttatgaaaagGACGAAAAAGATAATATCAGCAGTACAAATAACGAAAAATACAATAACTCTAGTGAAAACAacgaaaatttttatatcttgAACGAAAATGAAGAACACACTGATCAatttaatgttaataattcAAAGCAATACGAGTGCGATAATTTGTGTCATAACGAGTTAGTTGGAAGTGGAAATGAGAAAAGATTTGTAGAATGCTTAAAAAATTgtgaacatataaaaaataattttaaaatggtGAATTTGTTAAAAGACAATTGCtcaaattttgtttataaatgttatgatttaaataataaaagaaatgttGCTATTAAGAGTGTAAATAAGGAAAAGCAGTTATCAATAATGAGTTAtaatacgtacataaatatatataaaattgtacAAAAGATAAACAATGagaatgtaataaaaatatatgatgtaTTAGAAAATCAatctcatttttttattgtaatgGAACTATGTGAAGGTACAGATTTAGTAGAATATGTATCGaaggaaaatatatcttttgagaaagcaaaaaatattatctgTCAGTTGTTAAATGGGATTAATGCACTACATGCACACTCAATTATTCATCGAGATGTTAAATTAGACAATTTAATgtttaaagataaaaaatttgagaaACTTGTTATAATTGATTTTGACATgagtatttatatttatggtAATGATGAGATTCCCATGTGGAGGGATACTTTCTCTTATGCAGGGGTAACAAAAGAcgatttttacaaaaataatattgagGTTAAAAGGGTTCCGGTCAATAAATTAGAGGAAAATACCGTTCACACAGATGAAATTTATACGGATGGTGTTAGGGGAAAAGACGTTCAAGCGAGATACGATCAAGAGAGAGATGCTCAAGCGATAGACGTTCAAATGAAAGACGGAAAAACGGGTGTGCTTCATATGAATGATGTTATGGCAAAAGAGATGGGCAGGAGCGAGTATAAGACAAATCATTACAACGCGAAAGTGCCCGGAAATATTCTGTATAAGAATCCGTTTCCAACAAATAATTTCGACTTGAATAATGCATACACAAGTAAAATTCTAGGGAATACTgaagaaagaaataatatcATGATGTACCCCCCTTATTCAGAGAATtacaaaaagataaataaaaacaataataaaactaCTTCTCTTAATTACAATAGTATAAATGAAATGGAAAATGGGTTATTATCTTCATGTACAGGAAATACtgaaaaaacatttattaatGAAGGAGAGAAGGTTATTTACAATGATTTAATTATAGGAACAAAAGAATATATGTCTCCTTACTGCTTAAAAggtatatatagtataaaaacagatatatatagtataggTGTAACTATcttcttaattatttttaaaaatttcccatatatatttgaagaTAAGGCTACAAATAAATGGCAAAAGGaagtaattaataaaaataaagaaatcgTCATaccattttcttttttatttcataatattacgtgttcatattatataaaattaatggatttacatttaattaataataatatatatttctgcaAAAATAGTTACCTACTAGACaacaatttaaaagaaattgaaaaaatacaaaatataaaaattgacTTTAAtcaaatcaaaataaatcctagaaatatttatttaatagaaattttgaaaaaagcaTTATCACTAGATATAGAAGATCAATATAGTTGTGTTTCAGAGATTCTGGAAAACAAGTTTTTTAGTTGA